DNA sequence from the Hymenobacter psoromatis genome:
TTCGCTCGAACAACAGGCTACATTTGAAGACAAGAATGGGGTCGTACCACAAGCTTATTTTAGCGAGTCGCACCTCGATACATTTGGCTTTTGTCTCTGGCTTGCTTTAGCTAAGCGTAACAACCCGAAGAACCAGGTACTGGTACTCGACGACGTTTTTACTTCGGTGGACGCGCAGCACTTTTGTCGAATATCGGACCTGCTTGCTGCAGAAGCAGTTAATTTTCAGCAGGTCATCATTGCTACGCACAACCGACTCTGGCACGACTATTACAAAAACAGCGGCGCAAGTGTCCACCTTCTGAAGCTTGAGTACTGGACGTTAACTCGTGGTTTACGACCTCACGAAGACCAAATACTAGCGGCTGAATTGGTGGCGGCTTTAGAAGCCGATATCTTTGACCGGCAAGCGGTGGCTTCTAAAGCTGGCGTACTGCTAGAAAATGTGCTTGACAATTTGGCGGCGTACTACGAGTGCAGTTTAAAATATCGCCCAGGCCGTGGCCACACCCTAGGCGACTTGCTACGCACTACCAAAACGCTATTTCGAGACGCTAGGGTTCGACGGGTGCGGCGCGATGCTCAAGGCCTACCTGTGGCACCGCACCTTGAAGAAAACTGGGTGGAAATTGCGTTGAAGCGGTACCACGAAAAGCTCGATGCGATGAAACTCATTCGCAATGAGGTAGGTGCACACTTCAACTCATTGGGCAATGATTGGTCAGATAACGATGTGCGCGAGTTCGGGCAAGCGGCATATGACCTGGCTGAGGCGCTCGCCTGCCAGCAGTGCGGACATATTCCGAAGAATTTACGCACCGACCACCGAGGATGTATCTGCGATGCAAAACACCAGACCAAGCTTTATCCACTTAGTCTTAATTGATAGTATTGCTGCTAATGTTTCAGCTAGGCAGCTTATTTACTCCTCTACCAACGGCGATATCTGCTACGTACCAGCTTGTAGTCCCATGTTCACCAGCAATAGCCATCACAGCTGGTAATCCTTTTGTTTGGCTCTCACGTTGCAGAGTAGCAAACAGTCTCTTATCATCTTCACTAGGTAGTACGCTGTAACCGTCCGGGTGTGAGTGCCATTCTCCTACGTACAATACCTGCCGGCCTGTGCATTCGCTGATACGGGCAAGTTCTTCTGGTACCCCCTCCACGCCACGGGTATAAGCGATGGGGGATTCCTGACTATCTGCCGGCGAGAGAATAAGGTCTACGATGTACACCCGGCGGTGCTGTGTATCGAAAACGCCAATTAATACCCCACCGGTTTCATTGGGTAGACGCACCTGACGCTGCTCGCGTATTTCCCGCAATAGTTGGTGCGGTACAGCTAAAGTCCAGCTACCCACCGTCACTTCCGCATAAGTAGACACCTCAATTTCATCAGCCACTACAGTCAAATCAGGCTGTGCCCGCCAGATTTTGATGCGAGCACCCGGTTCAGCCACCGATGTGCGGACGGCCCGGGCTCCGATGGCCGCTTGTAGGGCGGCTTGGTCCTGTGGCAGCTGCACGGAAACATCACGACAGGCGTGCGAATACCGAATGGGTTGACCAGCGGTGAGCAGGTGCTGCTGTAATTGGGGTTGGCGTAGCAAAGCCCGGTAGTATTCCATCTCCAGCTGGTCGAGGCGCAGCGAGCGGTCTTCTGGTTCCGTCAGCAGCACCAAGTCAGTTCCAGATGGATTCAGGAACAGCGATAAGCGGCGGGCTGGGCTTTCAATATCCAGCGCCAGGTGCCGAGCCACTGCCACTGAGGCTGACATATCCAGTATGACCTCTGCCGCGCTGTATGCCGTCATTACCTGGGCGGAGGTCGAGTGTAATACGTTGGCCGCAATGGCCAGCAAGTCCGTTTTCTCGTAGGTATTCTTCAACATCGATACCATCGCGTGCGCCTTGCCCAAGCCTACCAAACTGCTCGGCAAATAGTGCCGTGCCGCATTGTGGGGCAGATACTGGTCTTCATCGAGCCATACCCAATTGCCCTGCCCGGCACGCACCAGGTTATTGACTACCTGCGACCCTAAGCTACCCGCGCCCACTGCTACGAAGCGCGTAGTGGTAGACAGCAAGCCATTGTAAGCAGCAGCCAGGTCGCGCGTGAGCGCCCGCACTGGACTGAGCAATTCTAGCCTACTATGCTGCCCGATGCACACAGGGTCGATAGGGTAAAGGTCGGCTAAGAGGTTTTCGTGCATGGCCCAAATTCCGAGTTCTGTGCCAAGCTCAGCCAGCATGCCGACTGAAGCGAAGGCCCATACTTCCACTGTCTCAATAGCCTCCGTTGCCGTGCGCAACTTCGGGAGCCGAACAATAATCAGTAATTGAAGGCTGCGATTAAAGCCTGGAGCATCTTTCAAGTCACTCAAGTACCGGCGTAGCGTGTTCGTAAAATCCACATCGCTACCAGACAAATAAGCTTGGAGTTCAGCTATTGTACGTGGCTGTTCCCGAATCAAACCGTGCACCTGCGGCGAAGCCGTATACACAAAACTGGTGAACTTTGCCTGCTGGCCCTCGGGTGCTGATGCTGCAGATGCATACGAAGCAACCAAGGTCGTTTTGCCAAGCACTGTGCTGACGAAACGCACGTGCAGAGGTTCTTGCATAATTGCGGCATCAGGCGCAAAAACAACAGTTGGCAATACCAGCCGCTCCGGTGGAGCGTAAAAGGCTTGCTCCAGCGCCTGGTCGGCAGCATGTAACTCTCCACGAGCCGTTTGAGTCAACCAGCGCTGTAGCTGCCGTATCAGTGCAGCAGCCGTCCAGGTTGGCTTTAGGTCTGCATAGGCAATCTGGTACAGACACAAGCTACGCGGCATCCCTTCGCGGCCAAAGTGTAGGTGTGGTACCAGTGGAAAATCCTCGCGTAGCGCCCATACCAGCTGATGTTCTATATCAGCCGGGTTGAAGCCAATTGCGATGCGTTCGACATTTTGCACCTCGTGCACCGGATACTGCGGCACTTCCGGCTCGACATCCACGACCACGAACTCGTACTCTTCAACGCGCAGACAATCTACCAGCCGGATATAGGGCAAGCCCTGACTTTGCAGGGCTTGCACCAATTCAATGGCTTTTGGTATTGCCAGAGAGCCAGCCTCAACTGGCTCTCCCGACAGTGGATAGTATCCCATTTCAAGCAATTCCATCTTTTCAGCCGTTAGTTGCTCCGGCCAGCCCGAGGCGCAGGAATGCTACCGCCCGCCACGCTGGCGGCCGCAGCCAGCTTACCGATGCTGGCCCCAAGCTGGTCAATCTTGATGACGATGGGCTCGGGGTACAGGACGCTCGTGTGCTCCATCGTGACCAGGAACTCCCCTCGGAGCCGCTCAGCCTGGGCCTTGTAGTAGGCTGCAGCCTGGCGGTGTGGGGGCTGCTTGTCATCGTCGTTGATGGGAATAGGCTTGCTGGTCGAGATGAGGCGGCCCCGGCTCTGTCCGTATGTCTCGAACAGCTTTTTCACTTCGGCGTCGGGCACCGTTATTTCACCACCCTTCTCACTGCTGAGCGACAGGTAGCTGCAATGGTGGGCAATTTTGAAGATGTCCCATTCCAGCCGTTCCGTGCGGCCGTAGTACTCGGTTACCTCCACGATGGACTTAATTACCGGCCAGTCGATGTCCGAAAAGAAGTGCATCCGGGTTTTCCGGGTTCCTTCCATAAAGGTCGCTTGAAAGGTCAGCGCGTCGCTATTGCGGTCCATCGCGGCCAAGCCACCGCCTGCCGTGCGGCTGGCAAACGGGGAGTGCACGAAGAATTCCACACCATGCGTGACCAAATCGAATCCGGGAATCAGCGTACCAGCATCCGTAATGAGGTGCTGCCGGTCGGCTACGGTAAGGCCTTGGGTGGCTAGCCAGTCGGTGAGTTGGCCGGGGCCAGAGAATACGCGGATACCCTCGCCCTTTTTCAGCCGGTAACGGGCTTCCTGACGCAGAATACGGGTTTCGTCCTCGCAGCCATCCTCCACGAGAACGGCCGCCGGCACCCACAACTCTTTGATTTTCACCCGGTCTCCGCCCTGGTATTTGGCTGCGTGCAGCAGCTCAAAGAATTCCGAGGCGCCACACGTGTGGTCATTATCGAGGTGGGTAAATGCGACCACATCGTAGTAGTCACGTTTCGCGTTTTTCAGGTCGGCGCGCAACTGCACCGGCAAGTCGATGCGCTTGTCCTTCGGGTCGGTAGCGCACCGCATATTGGCGTAGTCAATCAGCAACTTTTCGCCGTTCGCGAGGTCAATCCGCGAGGTGTCGGCATTACCTAAGTTAAAAATGGTGATTTGGTGCATGCTTTTAAGCAGTTAAGTTATTGAAACCATTCGCCAGCGACTCCGCTGCCTTCCAGTTTCAGCCAAGCAATGGTTGGTAAAAAGTTAGGCCTTCCCCTCCAGCCGATGTCCGGCTACAGCCAAAAGGGAGAGGCTTTCTCCATTGCTAAGGCAAAGCAAATTGTGAACTGTGCAACCTTATTGCACAGTAAAAATTGACCCAATATATTTTTGCTATGATGTCAATTTTAAATCATAAAACACTGATTATCAATAAAATAAATTAACTAGCAAAAATCGTCAAACAGCTTTTTAGTCTCCTTCGGCAGTGGAATGCGCAAGCTGATTGCACACTAAGCAGTGAGCAGCTTGCGGCTACGCTGCCGCCTACTCTCGTTAACTAATTTGAAAAGGCCGTTCTTCGCAGCGTGAAGTTTCTCACTGGCCGATGTGGGCTGTGAACAGGCTTAACCCTTGGATTTCGATGCCGGTCGGTAAAAATGCTTACAAGCGTTACCTCATTATTGATAAGTGCCTACAACGGCGCAACCTCATCTGGACCATCAAGGACCTGCTGAAAGCAGTAGATGATGAGTACCGCGAAACCACAGCCAAAGGGAAAGGCGTGTGCGAGCGCACGCTCAAGGGAGATTTGCACGACATGAAACTGCCGATGCACCATGCTGCCCCCATTGAGTACACCCGCAAGAAAGGCTACCATTACACGGAGCCGGGCTACTCTATTCGCAAAACCCCGCTTACCAGCGCAGACCTGATGATTCTTCACCAGAGCCTGCATACGTTGAAAGCTTTGCGTGGCCTAGGCCTGGCGGATGACCTGGATGAGTTGGTTCAGCGTCTGGAACAGCATCTGCCCAGTGATGGAACCGTAACCAACCCAATTCTTCAACTAGAAGCAGCGCCGGATTATACTGGCACTGAGCACTTGAAACCTCTGTATAAAGCTATTCGGGAGCAGACGCCGCAGGTGATGCAGTATCAATCTTACCGTGCAGCACAGGCCAGCCCAGTGAAAGTCCACCCCTATCTGCTCAAGACGTACAACGGGCGCTGGTATCTGATAGCCAGCAATGAAGCGAAAGGCGCTCATCTTCAAAACTACGCGCTTGACCGCATCAAAGGACTGGATGACAGCCCTTTGAAATTTCGTCCGACTGATGTCGATTTTAGCACCTATTTCGATTCTATCATCGGGGTAACGATGCCGGAGAAAAATCCGCACTCCGAGACTATTCGCTTGCACATTGCGGCTGGGCGAGCTCTCTACGTACTTACCAAAGCGCTGCACCCAAGCCAGGTAACCATAAGTGACACTGCGGATGGCTTGGTAATCGAGCTACGCTTAATTATCAATCAGGAGTTCAAGACGCGCCTGTTTAGTTTCGGACCTGATTTACAAGTGCTAGCGCCCAAATCCTTGCGCGACTCTATGCACGAGAAGCTCAAAAAGGCCGTCTCCCGCTACAAATAATTGCCTGATATTCAAACCATTCAGCTACTTCCAGTTTTTGACCATTACGCGATACTGTTCGAGCAGTTTACTCACATCGCTGCTTGCTGGCGTGGTAAAGCCAGTTACTTTATTGCGAATTTTGTACGAAGTTGGCTGGGTATAAGCGCTAAGGTTCTGGGCTGGGTGGCCTTGGTCGCTCAGCAGCTCTAATAAAGAGTTTTCACATTCCTGTTGAAACAATCGACTAGCCTGCATTTCGGCCAACAGGTTAGGTAAACGGTCAACGGGTAGCCCAAGTACTTCCAAATAGCGTACTGCGAACTCAGCAAGACTTTCGTCGGATTGGTGCGCTAAATCATCCTCCGACTTTGTCAGTAAGGCTTTCGTTTGTTGGTAAGACTGTTGCACCGTGGGCTTGAACGGGGCGATACCGGTTTGTTTTTCCAGTTGAGCCAATTGTTCCAGCAATTCTTCGGGCGGTTGCGTCAGCAATGCCTGCCGATATACGGCTCGGCACAGCGCATCAAGCTCATACACAAGGCCAAGTGCTTGGTGTGCTGCCTTGGGTAGCTGGTGCTTGACGAAAATACCGTGAGCATTTGCACACCTACTAGTTACTTGGCTGAAGGTATCGCGCTCTTGAGGTGTAAGCGAAAGCTGCTCATTTGCTGTAAGTAGCAGCTGCGTGTGTTGAATATCCAGGAAGAGAGTAGCATCCAGGCGAACGGCATAGGCCAGCAGCACCTCGTCCTTATGGTTGTAGGCATAGGTAGCTGCGGCTTTACTTCGGTCAGTAATAGCCGTAATTATCTCAGCGGTGGCCCGAGCACGGTCTAGTTGTACGCTGTGCGCCAGCGGGGCTCCTAGCTCCGCCCGAATTTTGGCATAAGTCGCATCGCGGGAGAAGGTTGTCGAGAGTAGGATGCAGAGGTTTTCACAATTATAAACTGTAAGCAAATGCTTTTCACGCAACTCAATTGGGGCATCGTCTATCTCCCGAAACAGGTCCTTAATAGAAGTGAGCATCGGCCCGGCATTTTCTACATACCAGGAATTAACTAGACTCAGGTAGATAATATTTAGGCTGAAAGTGAGGGTGTTAATAGAGGAAGTCGTTCGCTGTTTGAGGCTGGCTAACTCGTCAAGCACGGTGCTACGGGAAGCCTCACCTTTAGCCAGCGCCAAGGCAATGCGAGAAAATGCCAGCAAGTCCTGCTCCGCCTCGTCGTATTCTTCGGCGGCGCATTTGCGCAGGAAGTACTCTGCTTCAATCAGTACCCCAGTGTGTGTATTTGCCAGGGCAGCTAGAAACAGTAACCGCTTGGATGCGCCAATGGTACGCGGCGGTAGCCGGTTTAACATATCCAGCAGCATCCGGTAATCGCCGAGGTTGAACAACAGGCCACCGTAAATTTCGAGCCAGGCGGCCAGTTGGTCGGGGTCATTAGGATTAGGCAGAGGGGTGGATTTGTCGCTGACTTCGGGGGCGAAGCTGGTCAGGCCATACTGACCACCGTATTGCCGCACTAGTCGATGATGCTGCTGGTAAGTATGGCTGACCTGATTATGCAGTGAGCGCAGTGCCTCTTCGTCTAGTATTTGCTTGGTCAGATGCAGAGTAACCTGCTTCTGCTCGCGCCATTCGCGAGTCGCCTCCCTGCCTTCTAACCGATAAACCAGTGCCTCCACGTAATCGAAGTAACAAACTTGCTCGGCAGCATCGTAGAGGACGATGATACCGGAAGCCGGCGAACGACGACAGAGGTAGCCAAGGCGTGAGGTATCAAACGGTAACGTCACAAACTGTTGGCCGTCCTGTTCCACAAACCTGACACTAGCCGCGCTCTTGATTTGCACCGCAAATTTGCGGGAAGTAGCACCCGACTCATCTACTAGCTCCACATCTAAATCCACCCCATAATCGGGTGTTTCGGTGCGGCTGATAAAGCCATTTTCCAACGACAGCAACGACATTACAGCCCGCACAGATTTTTCACTTTGCAAGGCATTCTTATCAACTAGTGGTTGCTTTGCGAAGCTCATAAGCGTGGGGATAAGGGTAAGTTCATCAGCTTGATAGCGCAGCGAACTACGCGGCATACTTATTCTCCTCCTCCACAAAGCGCACCAGCGACATTAGCTCCAGCGTATCGAGCAGGGGCTGCACCTTCTTGGCGCTGCTGCCCCGGAAGCGGGCTGCTACCTGTGCCGCGCCCAGCGGCGCGGTGGCTTGCTGCACCACGGCTCGCACAGCCTGCATTTGCTGGGCCAGAGCGGTGGGCCAGGGCTGCGGGCCGGTTTCAGTAGCAGTGCTGGCAGCGGCGGCGGCTTCCTGGGGTAGTGCCAGGGCCGACTGCTGCTGGCCGGGAGCTTGGTAAGCAGGGCGCAGGTAGCGAATGGTACCGGCAGCTTCTTCCTGCTGGCGCTGGTGGTTGAGTTGCACCAGACGGGTGAGGATATCGGCCTCAAGTAGGTCAGCCGGCCAACCATAAGCTTCGGCTACGACCGCGTCGAGTTGCTGGTGCAGGCTGAGCACTACGGCGGCCAAGCCCTGCTCGTGGGTGGTTTGCTCCTTGACTGTGAGCGGCTGGCCGACGCGCAGCTTCTCCACCACGTTGTAGAGGTCGGTGAGCGTGAGGCTGGGATGCTGGACCTGCTGACGCTTGCGGTGCGCGTCAAATTGTTCGGCTATTTCGCGGATGCGAGCTTTTTGAGCCTCAGTGGCAGCAGGAAATGGGAAAGGCTCGAAGCATCGGGACTTGTTATATACAGGAGTGTCACCTACCCCCAAACGTCCACCAGCGGCTAGTGCCCATATTGCATGTGACTGACTACTCAGTATACCTAATAAATAAGCATCATCAGTGGCAATGACTATTGCTTTACCCTCTGATACCCAGTCACCAGGAACAAATTGAAACAAGCGGTGCTTGGCTGTTTCGACAGTAACGATATACCTTGGCAAACCTTCAATTGCTCGCCGCATACTAGGCTGATTCTCGCCAAAAAGCCACCATTTTTCTTGTCTTGTTTCTCTAGGGTTATGGTCTCGAGCGGGTTTAACGTGAAGCCATAGCCACTGATAAGCATCAGGATATTTGCTTACCATTTCCTCTAATGTTAATCCAAACGCATCTATTACTGACCGTCGGCGAGGAGTTTTAGTTAAATCCTGTCCACTGACAAAAGGCTTCACAAGTGGCTGACTTGAGGTAGCTGATAAGCTAGCCGCTTCTGTTTGGTCTAACTCAAAGCCTTTTCCATAGAACTTAACACCTACAAAGGAGACGTTTTGGTTTGCCTGCAATACAAATGCTGTGGTTACATCTGCGCCTAATGACAAATCAGAATTGATAAGACCCTCTGATTCAACGATTACTACTTCAATTGCATCATCCTCTACTGGTATTTCGCTCACGACTGTTGCGTGAATGCCATTGTGAATACCACGTTGTGCTACCGTCATTGCAATGCGTACCGCAGCTCCATCGCTAGTATCTACCCATGGATGATTTGGGATTACAAAACTTAATGAGATAGGGTCTTGAGAGTTATTGAGGTAGGCCTCCATTACCCTGCGATTATATATTTGACTTATAGAGTTTGTTGTGATAAACCCTATTCTATCGACGTTGCTCGCTAAGAGTTGTTGGCCTGCTTTATACCACCAATACATTACGAAATCGGCAGAATCAGGCACTTCTGCACTGTAAGCGTCGCGTAACGCCTCAACATACCCGTCTCCTAAATCCTCTCTCATCTTTAGTTTGCCTATGAATGGAGGATTACCAATAATGAAGTCAGCTTTTGGCCAAGTTGATTGTTGCGGATTAGGATAGTCATACACAGGAACTTGAGCTGTTTCGTCGGGTACTTCACGACCAGAGATAGGATGCACCTTCTTTGTGCGACCATCCCAACGCATTAAAACTTTTCCATTTATATCCAGCCGTGCTACTGGATTATCATACTTTAAAACAGCATCTTGTTGCTGAATATTCTGATAATCATCGAGCAGCGGCTCGCGCAGTTGGGTGAGCCCATAGGTACGCAAGTGCCACTGCAAGTAGCCGATACGCAGCACCACGTCGGCAATAGCCGCAGCGCGGGGGTTCAGCTCTAGGCCCAGCAACTGGCGTGGACCTACAGTGGTGCCATCGCCCAACTCCAAGCGGCCAGAGCTGCCCAACTGGCCTAGGGCCGTGAGCACCTCCCCTTCCAGCCGTTTGAGGTGTTCGAGCGTCACATAGAGGAAGTTGCCCGAGCCGCAGGCCGGGTCCAGAATCCGCACTGACGTGAGGCGGCGCAGGAAGCGGTGTAGCTCGGTGCGGGCCTCTTCTACGGCTTTTTTGCCTTTGCCTTCTTCGAGGCGCTGAGCACTGGCGGCCTGGGCGGCGGCCCACTCGCGGCGCAGCGGCTCTATCACGGCCGGCAATACTAAGCGCTCTACATAACGGCGCGGGGTGTAGTGCGCGCCCAAGCTGTGGCGCTCTTGCGGGTCGAGGGCACGTTCAAGCAGGGTGCCGAAGATGGCGGGCTCCACCAGCGTCCAGTCGGCGGCAGCGGCCTCTTGCAGCAGTTTTATCTGGTCGGCATTCAGGGGCAGTGCCGTCGCATCGTGAAATAGCTTGCCATTGAACTGCCGCACATCGGTTCGCAGCGCTGCGGCGAAGCCCCCGGTGTCCATGGCAGTCCATAGGCTTTGCAAGGCTTTTGGCAGATTGGCTCGCAGTTCAGGCGTATCGGCATACTCGGCCAGCAGCTTGGAAAAGGACTTCTTGGGAATTAGCTCCACGTCCTCGGCAAACATGGTGAAGAGGCAGCGCATCAGGAATTGGGCCACTACATCGGGCTTGTGGCCTGCTTTCTCTAACTGGGTGCTGAGCCCGGCTAGGTAGCCCGCCAACTGGCGTGTTACCTGGGCCGCCAGGCGGGCGGGGTCGAGCTGCTGCGGGTCGGTGAAGAGCAGCCGGAGCCGCTCGCGCACGGCGGGGTCGGCTAGCGCCAGCAACGGCACCCGGAACTGTTGCGAGTCAGGAAACGGCACGTAGCTGTCGCCCACGCCCGCAAAATTGCTGTAGAGGTCGACGGAATAGCCCACATCAACTACGACCACAAAGGGTGGGCGGGGCTCGCTGGCCGGTAGGGCGCGCACGTAGCGCAGGGCCTGCTCGCGGGCCGCTTCCACCATCTGGCCCCATTTGGCGGTGCCGCGCACGGCGTGGCCCTTGCGGCGCTTGCCAGCGGCTTGGCCCAGCTCGGCTTTGGCGGCTAGTGCCTGCTGGTCGGGCGTATCGGTACCCTGTTTGGTTTCGAGCACGAAGCAGCCGCGCTTGTATAGGTCGATGCGGCCGGTGCTGCGCTTTCCTACGCCGTCGTCGAACGTCACGCCGCGCTCGAACACGTAGGCATCCTGGGCGGGGTCGTCGGTGGTAGGGTCAGGCCGGGGCACGCCCAGCAGGTCGCAAAGGTCTTGCAGGAAGAGGCCGTAGTTGGCGTGCTCGGCACCGCCGGAAGCTTGCCAGCGGGCGAGGAAATCGGGGTAGGTCACAAAAATTCGGAGTAATGCCAGCAATCTAGCCACTAAAACTAGTACCGATTCAAACTTAGCTAATTTTGCTAGCTAACGTAGCTTTGCTTTTTAGCTTCCCTTTCCCGTTTTCAAACTCTTATCGCTACCGACAAATACCTGTGAAGATTCTACCCCCACATAAGATTAGTGGTGCTTTATTCGACATCATTCACGAGGCTCGGCAAGAACTCGTGTTGGTGTCGCCTTATGTTGACCTAACGCACTGGAAACAACTAGCCAGCGCTCTTACGGCCGCCCGCGACCGGGGAGTACGTATCACGTTCTATACCCGGCACGAGCCCAACAAACCAACCAGCAAGGAGCAGGTTGAGGCCTTAGGCATTACGCCCCAGCTCGTAGCTTGGCTGCACGCCAAGTTTTATTTCAACGAAACCAACGGTCTCATCACGTCGCTCAATCTGCTGGGCTCTTCCAACAGCAACTCGATAGAAATAGGCTCGCAGCTTGAAACCGCCGAGGAACTGGAGGTACTGCGTCATTTTGTGAAGCAGTACCTAGTGCCTCAAGAGTTAGGCAAGAAAGTGAGCGATGAGGATAAGTACCTCAACACGGCGGACTTCGGCCAGACCCTGTCAGACTACTTAGAAGAATTTGTGGATGACTCGTGCGAAGTGACCGGCGGTTCCGGCAAGAGCATATCCATCCAGGCATTGAGCAATTCTTTCACCGCTACTATTGATGGCCTCAAGTATCAGCTCGTGTTGGACGGCATCATTTCGGGCCGCGAAGCTGACCGATATAGTGCAAAGCGCGCAAAGCACTTCAAGTATGCGGCTTTGCGTTACGAATTGCAGCGCGGTGACAAAGGGTATTATGATATGATTTGTGCAACGCTTACCCAGCCGCTTTCAGCCTCAAGGTTCAATAAGCTAACTCCGGCCGAGAAAAAGCACCTTTGCACTGTCATTGCTGATTTTCTGACGGCGGTACGAGCGTTTAAAGACGACTACTAGCAACTCAGTACTCCGAGTCCTTAATGCTCCAATTGTCAAGGTCCTATTACTCATTCATCGTGCACGCATGGCATTTACTCGCCGCTTTGGCTTAGCCTTATCCGGTGGTGGCTATCGGGCGGCCGCCTTCCATTTAGGTACGCTCAATAAGCTGCACGAAATGGAGCGACTAGCCACTATTGACGTTATTTCCACTATTTCCGGTGGTTCTATCACCGGCGCGGCGTACTGCCTGCATCAGGGGGCTTTTGAGGACTTTCACGCTAAAATGACGGAGGCGTTGCTTCGCTGTAACGTAATCAGCCACGCGCTGAAGTCTTGGTCGTTTGTGCGGTTTTTGTTGGTAGTACTGGCTTTTGTCGTGCCGGGCGTGGCCTTGCTTTTTACGCGCTGGGCACCTTTGTCGCTGCTACCGTTACTCGGTTTGCTGCTCATTGTGCTTCGCTATCAGTTTCGCATTCTTCCGGTTAGCCAGGAGATAGAGCGGGCCTACGATGTATTTTTTTATCAGGGGCAGACACTGCAAGATTTACGTCCGACTCCCATTCTGGCAATTGGCACTTCGAATCTGCAAACAGGGCGGCCATTTACTTTTTCACGGGAGTGGATGGCTGACTCGACATACTCCTACTACCAGCCCCCGGTACACTTCAACGCGGCTAACTTCCCAGTGGCGCGCGCAGTAGCAGCTTCCTCCTGCGTTCCGTTTGCCTTCACCCCTATTACTATTGGCCCAAAATACTTTCGGGAACCAGCTGATGCTACCCGTGCCCACCCACAGCTCATCGACGGCGGGGTCTACGACAATCAGGGCATCCAAAAACTCACGCAGGCTAATAGCCGCTACGAGTGTAATACCATCATTGTATCGGATGCTGGGGCAGGTCTGAGCCCGTTGGGCGGCCGCCCTTATCCCAATACAATTGCCCTCTTGCTGCGCACGGTGGATTTATTTATGAACCGCATCAAGAATG
Encoded proteins:
- a CDS encoding patatin-like phospholipase family protein; translation: MAFTRRFGLALSGGGYRAAAFHLGTLNKLHEMERLATIDVISTISGGSITGAAYCLHQGAFEDFHAKMTEALLRCNVISHALKSWSFVRFLLVVLAFVVPGVALLFTRWAPLSLLPLLGLLLIVLRYQFRILPVSQEIERAYDVFFYQGQTLQDLRPTPILAIGTSNLQTGRPFTFSREWMADSTYSYYQPPVHFNAANFPVARAVAASSCVPFAFTPITIGPKYFREPADATRAHPQLIDGGVYDNQGIQKLTQANSRYECNTIIVSDAGAGLSPLGGRPYPNTIALLLRTVDLFMNRIKNAQMMASLFQRATEHSKCVAYLSLGWELKNSIPGFIDNLAQGNIPPAVVAARQLRAEWVANPKEHRLALTEYLEQQVNYIELAARDLTSDEWQVVCQVATNLTPLTSAQLSLLTRHAENLTELQVKLYWP
- a CDS encoding class I SAM-dependent DNA methyltransferase; the protein is MTYPDFLARWQASGGAEHANYGLFLQDLCDLLGVPRPDPTTDDPAQDAYVFERGVTFDDGVGKRSTGRIDLYKRGCFVLETKQGTDTPDQQALAAKAELGQAAGKRRKGHAVRGTAKWGQMVEAAREQALRYVRALPASEPRPPFVVVVDVGYSVDLYSNFAGVGDSYVPFPDSQQFRVPLLALADPAVRERLRLLFTDPQQLDPARLAAQVTRQLAGYLAGLSTQLEKAGHKPDVVAQFLMRCLFTMFAEDVELIPKKSFSKLLAEYADTPELRANLPKALQSLWTAMDTGGFAAALRTDVRQFNGKLFHDATALPLNADQIKLLQEAAAADWTLVEPAIFGTLLERALDPQERHSLGAHYTPRRYVERLVLPAVIEPLRREWAAAQAASAQRLEEGKGKKAVEEARTELHRFLRRLTSVRILDPACGSGNFLYVTLEHLKRLEGEVLTALGQLGSSGRLELGDGTTVGPRQLLGLELNPRAAAIADVVLRIGYLQWHLRTYGLTQLREPLLDDYQNIQQQDAVLKYDNPVARLDINGKVLMRWDGRTKKVHPISGREVPDETAQVPVYDYPNPQQSTWPKADFIIGNPPFIGKLKMREDLGDGYVEALRDAYSAEVPDSADFVMYWWYKAGQQLLASNVDRIGFITTNSISQIYNRRVMEAYLNNSQDPISLSFVIPNHPWVDTSDGAAVRIAMTVAQRGIHNGIHATVVSEIPVEDDAIEVVIVESEGLINSDLSLGADVTTAFVLQANQNVSFVGVKFYGKGFELDQTEAASLSATSSQPLVKPFVSGQDLTKTPRRRSVIDAFGLTLEEMVSKYPDAYQWLWLHVKPARDHNPRETRQEKWWLFGENQPSMRRAIEGLPRYIVTVETAKHRLFQFVPGDWVSEGKAIVIATDDAYLLGILSSQSHAIWALAAGGRLGVGDTPVYNKSRCFEPFPFPAATEAQKARIREIAEQFDAHRKRQQVQHPSLTLTDLYNVVEKLRVGQPLTVKEQTTHEQGLAAVVLSLHQQLDAVVAEAYGWPADLLEADILTRLVQLNHQRQQEEAAGTIRYLRPAYQAPGQQQSALALPQEAAAAASTATETGPQPWPTALAQQMQAVRAVVQQATAPLGAAQVAARFRGSSAKKVQPLLDTLELMSLVRFVEEENKYAA